In the Hippoglossus stenolepis isolate QCI-W04-F060 chromosome 14, HSTE1.2, whole genome shotgun sequence genome, one interval contains:
- the tjp3 gene encoding tight junction protein ZO-3 isoform X1 → MNLTQRIKLLKHFGSLPPEPPPPLLVVPKPGMEDLTIWEQHTITLNKDPKVGFGFALSGGKDKPHPDGDTAVVVSDVLPNGPAMGRLFTKDHIVMVNGTSMDNVHSNYTIQILKSCGKTANVTVKRPRKIQIPATTRPSRAASHSNLLDPEPPRRTRRYSDGSDTRTNNRYRARSTSPDRNGYGNTLPLMSSGYKRLPQQDVPEKPLRTTLVKKKVTDEYGLKLGSQIFIKHMTETGLASKEGTLQEGDLILKINGMTTENLSLLETKHLVEKSRGKLTMTVLRDERKFLVSIPEVEDSAPNSEDGRRHNSSSELEEISDIDQDVPVHRTSRQPNREKRTRRTRAEPPPPKSRDSSPMRSTLTRPSVSSYTSRRAPSESESDHSPSPPRGRRDRESLDVRDKYKTLSGMSTLPNPRSSPIVPNWNTSRPSSSASRPRKPVSESDSDRSASPPPIRGSSHPDKYKVLPDLPLHSLRASPIPVRLEPPRRVNSPIRDPPPDSDSSSEGSLAPPQRQSTTYSQDSLSRYRVLPTVSLQPQVEPPRWSTANTSLPQKAPSETESEASYASVPRRVSTDSEPSTAVNNRYRVLPELKSTSVAVKQEPPHRAPSPIRPPPDDSSESDQLSHLRRSGSSERDVSHHSVPGAANGTATVRSGISVKSNPPPYSKTEEEPIYSLPPDSYPSSNPGYSSDVHTVAFMKDGSVGLRLVGGNDVGIFVGGVQPNSSAYNQGMKEGDQIMQVNTVDFGHFTREEAANFLLNIKKGEQVAICTQNKMDIYKKIIKSNLADNFYIRTHFDHEAEGPIGLSFTRGEVFRVVDTMHRGKLGNWLASRMGNNLHEMDKGTIPNQTRAETLASIEQSQRATGEKQLTGPRAEFWKLRGLRGNKKNEKNVRRSRDDLLHLTIQGKFPAYERVLLREANFKRPIVILGPLNDIALEKLSREMPDDYEVAEMVPRSGGGDSSSTVIKLDAVRRIAEKDKHPLLDITPTAVERLNYIQYHPMVLFLDPHSRKDVKAMRQRYSPDSNKSSRRLYTQALKMRKHCSHLFSSCVDLQPNSHSWYESLKDKIRHQQSKPVWVSEVTLESGGEQDLDALDQTQSDYLSAASDLEDTDGEPYTDGEAYTDNEDLEEAYPGQEAARSGGTRLAGSALARSSEPAFGHRSPVLDPEPDTYSLREIPPLMHVPEPRSIHQDDYSPSQSAAEEDEPTHRSFTDSDFSALEPTTPSEGPPDFIAPDPTIQHSVKEPSHAEVEPESPNHPSLSVIEDKLQQARFAEPQAQAEVKKAPQFIVLAHHHQAVQFRRTQIRGSDSSEDEDEEKDDIEWGPATEL, encoded by the exons ATGAACCTGACGCAGCGGATAAAACTTTTGAAGCACTTTGGTTCTTTGCCCCCTgagcctccacctccacttcTGGTGGTGCCT aaacCAGGCATGGAGGACTTAACAATATGGGAGCAACATACAATAACACTAAACAAG GATCCCAAGGTGGGGTTTGGATTTGCCCTGTCAGGAGGGAAGGACAAGCCTCACCCAGATGGGGACACAGCCGTGGTGGTGTCAGACGTTCTGCCAAACGGACCGGCCATGGGACGACTCTT CACCAAAGACCACATTGTCATGGTAAATGGCACATCCATGGACAACGTCCACTCTAACTACACCATTCAGATCCTGAAATCATGTGGCAAGACTGCGAATGTA ACAGTGAAACGCCCTCGCAAGATCCAGATTCCAGCCACTACCAGGCCGTCTCGGGCCGCCTCCCACTCCAACCTGCTGGACCCAGAACCTCCTAGACGAACACGTCGCTACTCTGACGGCAGCGACACCCGGACCAACAATCGTTACCGAGCCCGCAGCACCTCGCCGGACCGTAACGGGTATGGAAACACGCTGCCGTTAATGTCGTCGGGCTACAAGAGGCTCCCACAACAGGATGTTCCAGAAAAGCCCCTCAGGACCACTCTGGTTAAAAAGAAAGTCACAGATG AGTATGGATTGAAGCTGGGTAGTCAGATCTTTATCAAGCACATGACAGAAACGGGCCTGGCTTCAAAGGAAGGCACATTGCAGGAGGGAGACCTCATTCTCAAG ATCAATGGCATGACGACGGAGAATCTGTCCCTGCTGGAGACCAAGCACCTGGTGGAGAAGAGCAGGGGCAAACTGACCATGACGGTGCTCAGGGACGAACGCAAGTTCCTGGTCAGCATCCCCGAGGTGGAGGACAGCGCCCCCAATAGTGAAGACGGCCGCCGCCACAACAGCAGCTCTGAACTTGAGG AAATTTCCGACATCGACCAAGATGTCCCTGTTCACAGAACATCCCGTCAACCCAACAGAGAGAAACGTACACGCAG GACGAGAGCTGAGCCTCCTCCACCCAAGTCTCGGGATTCATCACCGATGCGCTCCACCTTGACTCGGCCGTCTGTCTCATCCTACACCTCTCGCAGAG CTCCATCTGAGTCGGAGTCGGATCACagtccttctcctcctcgtggcaggagagacagagagagtctGGACGTGAGGGATAAGTACAA AACTCTCTCTGGTATGTCCACCCTACCCAACCCCCGGTCTTCACCTATCGTGCCGAACTGGAACACCTCTCggccctcctcctctgcctcacgGCCCCGCAAGCCCGTGTCGGAGTCGGACTCTGACCGCAGCGCTTCCCCTCCTCCAATCAGAGGGAGCTCACACCCAGACAAATACAA AGTTCTCCCTGATCTGCCCCTCCACAGCCTAAGAGCCTCCCCCATCCCTGTTCGCCTGGAGCCACCGAGGAGGGTTAACTCGCCCATCAGAGACCCCCCCCCAG aCTCCGACTCCTCCTCAGAGGGCAGCTTGGCGCCTCCTCAGAGGCAGAGCACCACTTACAGTCAAGACTCCCTCAGCAGATACAG AGTCCTGCCAACCGTTTCCCTGCAGCCTCAGGTGGAGCCGCCGCGATGGAGCACTGCCAACACCAGCCTGCCacagaaag CTCCTTCAGAGACTGAGTCCGAGGCCAGTTACGCGTCTGTCCCTCGCCGGGTGTCGACAGACAGCGAACCCTCCACTGCAGTCAACAACAGATACAG AGTCCTTCCTGAGCTAAAATCCACGTCAGTCGCTGTGAAGCAGGAGCCTCCTCATCGTGCCCCATCCCCCATCAGACCACCTCCTGACG ATTCCTCAGAGTCAGACCAGCTGTCACATCTGAGGAGGTCGGGGAGCTCAGAGCGGGACGTGAGCCACCACAG tgttCCTGGTGCTGCTAATGGAACTGCTACCGTCAGGTCTGGGATTTCAGTGAAGAGCAACCCACCACCTTACT CCAAGACTGAAGAAGAGCCCATCTACTCTTTACCCCCAGATTCTTACCCATCATCTAATCCAGG GTACAGCTCAGACGTGCACACAGTGGCGTTTATGAAGGACGGCAGCGTGGGCCTGAGGCTGGTGGGGGGCAACGACGTCGGCATCTTTGTAGGTGGAGTTCAGCCAAACAGCTCCGCGTACAACCagggaatgaaagagggagaTCAGATTATGCAG GTAAATACCGTTGATTTTGGTCATTTCACACGTGAAGAGGCAGCCAACTTCCTGCTGAACATCAAGAAAGGAGAACAAGTGGCGATTTGCACCCAGAACAAGATGGACA TTTATAAGAAGATCATCAAGTCCAACCTGGCAGACAACTTCTACATCCGCACCCACTTCGACCACGAAGCCGAGGGCCCCATCGGTCTGAGCTTCACCAGAGGGGAGGTGTTCAGGGTGGTGGACACGATGCACCGCGGCAAACTGGGCAACTGGTTGGCCAGCCGCATGGGGAACAACCTGCACGAGATGGATAAAGGCACCATCCCCAACCAGACCAG GGCTGAGACGCTGGCCAGCATCGAGCAGTCACAGCGGGCGACTGGAGAGAAGCAGCTGACAGGACCCAGAGCAGAGTTCTGGAAACTACGGGGTCTCCGAGGGAACAAAAAGAATGAGAAGAACGTGCGTCGGAGTCGAGACGACCTGCTGCACCTCACCATTCAGGGCAAATTCCCGGCTTATGAGAGAGTCCTGCTCAGAGAag CCAATTTCAAACGGCCGATTGTCATTCTGGGTCCTCTTAATGACATTGCCCTGGAGAAGCTGTCCAGAGAGATGCCTGATGATTATGAAGTGGCAG AAATGGTTCCtcgcagtggaggaggagacagcagCTCCACTGTTATTAAACTGGACGCTGTTAGGAGAATAGCAGAGAAG GACAAACACCCTCTGCTGGACATTACTCCTACTGCAGTGGAGAGACTCAACTACATCCAGTACCACCCCATGGTGCTGTTCCTGGACCCCCACAGCCGTAAGGACGTCAAGGCCATGAGGCAGAGGTACAGCCCCGACTCCAACAAGAGCTCCAGACGCCTTTACACACAGGCGCTCAAGAtgaggaaacactgcagccacCTGTTCTCAT CATGTGTTGACCTGCAGCCCAACTCACACAGCTGGTATGAGAGCCTGAAGGATAAGATCCGCCACCAACAGTCCAAACCAGTCTGGGTGTCTGAAGTCACG tTGGAGAGTGGTGGAGAGCAGGACCTGGATGCTCTGGACCAAACTCAGTCAGACTACCTCAGTGCTGCCAGTGACCTGGAAGACACTGACGGAGAGCCCTACACAGACGGAGAGGCCTACACCGACAACGAGGACCTGGAGGAGGCCTATCCCGGTCAAGAGGCCGCCAGGTCAGGAGGAACCCGGTTAGCTGGATCCGCTTTAGCCCGATCGTCTGAGCCGGCTTTCGGGCACCGCAGCCCCGTGTTGGACCCCGAGCCTGACACGTACTCACTCAGAGAGATCCCACCTCTGATGCACGTTCCTGAGCCGAGATCAATCCACCAGGACGATTACAGCCCGTCTCAGAGTGCCGCTGAGGAGGACGAACCCACTCATCGCAGCTTTACAGACTCAGACTTCAGCGCGCTTGAACCCACAACACCATCAGAGGGCCCTCCAGATTTTATAGCCCCAGACCCCACCATTCAGCACTCTGTGAAAGAGCCCTCGCATGCTGAGGTGGAGCCCGAGAGCCCAAATCATCCCAGCCTGTCTGTCATCGAAGACAAACTACAGCAG gcTCGTTTTGCAGAGCCACAGGCACAAGCGGAGGTGAAGAAAGCCCCTCAGTTCATCGT GCTGGCACATCATCACCAAGCAGTGCAGTTCAGACGCACACAGATCCGAGGCAGCGACAGCTCGGAGGACGAAGACGAAGAAAAGGACGACATTGAATGGGGCCCTGCAACAGAACTCTAG
- the tjp3 gene encoding tight junction protein ZO-3 isoform X2, which yields MEVRFIDQVKPGMEDLTIWEQHTITLNKDPKVGFGFALSGGKDKPHPDGDTAVVVSDVLPNGPAMGRLFTKDHIVMVNGTSMDNVHSNYTIQILKSCGKTANVTVKRPRKIQIPATTRPSRAASHSNLLDPEPPRRTRRYSDGSDTRTNNRYRARSTSPDRNGYGNTLPLMSSGYKRLPQQDVPEKPLRTTLVKKKVTDEYGLKLGSQIFIKHMTETGLASKEGTLQEGDLILKINGMTTENLSLLETKHLVEKSRGKLTMTVLRDERKFLVSIPEVEDSAPNSEDGRRHNSSSELEEISDIDQDVPVHRTSRQPNREKRTRRTRAEPPPPKSRDSSPMRSTLTRPSVSSYTSRRAPSESESDHSPSPPRGRRDRESLDVRDKYKTLSGMSTLPNPRSSPIVPNWNTSRPSSSASRPRKPVSESDSDRSASPPPIRGSSHPDKYKVLPDLPLHSLRASPIPVRLEPPRRVNSPIRDPPPDSDSSSEGSLAPPQRQSTTYSQDSLSRYRVLPTVSLQPQVEPPRWSTANTSLPQKAPSETESEASYASVPRRVSTDSEPSTAVNNRYRVLPELKSTSVAVKQEPPHRAPSPIRPPPDDSSESDQLSHLRRSGSSERDVSHHSVPGAANGTATVRSGISVKSNPPPYSKTEEEPIYSLPPDSYPSSNPGYSSDVHTVAFMKDGSVGLRLVGGNDVGIFVGGVQPNSSAYNQGMKEGDQIMQVNTVDFGHFTREEAANFLLNIKKGEQVAICTQNKMDIYKKIIKSNLADNFYIRTHFDHEAEGPIGLSFTRGEVFRVVDTMHRGKLGNWLASRMGNNLHEMDKGTIPNQTRAETLASIEQSQRATGEKQLTGPRAEFWKLRGLRGNKKNEKNVRRSRDDLLHLTIQGKFPAYERVLLREANFKRPIVILGPLNDIALEKLSREMPDDYEVAEMVPRSGGGDSSSTVIKLDAVRRIAEKDKHPLLDITPTAVERLNYIQYHPMVLFLDPHSRKDVKAMRQRYSPDSNKSSRRLYTQALKMRKHCSHLFSSCVDLQPNSHSWYESLKDKIRHQQSKPVWVSEVTLESGGEQDLDALDQTQSDYLSAASDLEDTDGEPYTDGEAYTDNEDLEEAYPGQEAARSGGTRLAGSALARSSEPAFGHRSPVLDPEPDTYSLREIPPLMHVPEPRSIHQDDYSPSQSAAEEDEPTHRSFTDSDFSALEPTTPSEGPPDFIAPDPTIQHSVKEPSHAEVEPESPNHPSLSVIEDKLQQARFAEPQAQAEVKKAPQFIVLAHHHQAVQFRRTQIRGSDSSEDEDEEKDDIEWGPATEL from the exons ATGGAAGTGAGGTTCATAGACCAAGTG aaacCAGGCATGGAGGACTTAACAATATGGGAGCAACATACAATAACACTAAACAAG GATCCCAAGGTGGGGTTTGGATTTGCCCTGTCAGGAGGGAAGGACAAGCCTCACCCAGATGGGGACACAGCCGTGGTGGTGTCAGACGTTCTGCCAAACGGACCGGCCATGGGACGACTCTT CACCAAAGACCACATTGTCATGGTAAATGGCACATCCATGGACAACGTCCACTCTAACTACACCATTCAGATCCTGAAATCATGTGGCAAGACTGCGAATGTA ACAGTGAAACGCCCTCGCAAGATCCAGATTCCAGCCACTACCAGGCCGTCTCGGGCCGCCTCCCACTCCAACCTGCTGGACCCAGAACCTCCTAGACGAACACGTCGCTACTCTGACGGCAGCGACACCCGGACCAACAATCGTTACCGAGCCCGCAGCACCTCGCCGGACCGTAACGGGTATGGAAACACGCTGCCGTTAATGTCGTCGGGCTACAAGAGGCTCCCACAACAGGATGTTCCAGAAAAGCCCCTCAGGACCACTCTGGTTAAAAAGAAAGTCACAGATG AGTATGGATTGAAGCTGGGTAGTCAGATCTTTATCAAGCACATGACAGAAACGGGCCTGGCTTCAAAGGAAGGCACATTGCAGGAGGGAGACCTCATTCTCAAG ATCAATGGCATGACGACGGAGAATCTGTCCCTGCTGGAGACCAAGCACCTGGTGGAGAAGAGCAGGGGCAAACTGACCATGACGGTGCTCAGGGACGAACGCAAGTTCCTGGTCAGCATCCCCGAGGTGGAGGACAGCGCCCCCAATAGTGAAGACGGCCGCCGCCACAACAGCAGCTCTGAACTTGAGG AAATTTCCGACATCGACCAAGATGTCCCTGTTCACAGAACATCCCGTCAACCCAACAGAGAGAAACGTACACGCAG GACGAGAGCTGAGCCTCCTCCACCCAAGTCTCGGGATTCATCACCGATGCGCTCCACCTTGACTCGGCCGTCTGTCTCATCCTACACCTCTCGCAGAG CTCCATCTGAGTCGGAGTCGGATCACagtccttctcctcctcgtggcaggagagacagagagagtctGGACGTGAGGGATAAGTACAA AACTCTCTCTGGTATGTCCACCCTACCCAACCCCCGGTCTTCACCTATCGTGCCGAACTGGAACACCTCTCggccctcctcctctgcctcacgGCCCCGCAAGCCCGTGTCGGAGTCGGACTCTGACCGCAGCGCTTCCCCTCCTCCAATCAGAGGGAGCTCACACCCAGACAAATACAA AGTTCTCCCTGATCTGCCCCTCCACAGCCTAAGAGCCTCCCCCATCCCTGTTCGCCTGGAGCCACCGAGGAGGGTTAACTCGCCCATCAGAGACCCCCCCCCAG aCTCCGACTCCTCCTCAGAGGGCAGCTTGGCGCCTCCTCAGAGGCAGAGCACCACTTACAGTCAAGACTCCCTCAGCAGATACAG AGTCCTGCCAACCGTTTCCCTGCAGCCTCAGGTGGAGCCGCCGCGATGGAGCACTGCCAACACCAGCCTGCCacagaaag CTCCTTCAGAGACTGAGTCCGAGGCCAGTTACGCGTCTGTCCCTCGCCGGGTGTCGACAGACAGCGAACCCTCCACTGCAGTCAACAACAGATACAG AGTCCTTCCTGAGCTAAAATCCACGTCAGTCGCTGTGAAGCAGGAGCCTCCTCATCGTGCCCCATCCCCCATCAGACCACCTCCTGACG ATTCCTCAGAGTCAGACCAGCTGTCACATCTGAGGAGGTCGGGGAGCTCAGAGCGGGACGTGAGCCACCACAG tgttCCTGGTGCTGCTAATGGAACTGCTACCGTCAGGTCTGGGATTTCAGTGAAGAGCAACCCACCACCTTACT CCAAGACTGAAGAAGAGCCCATCTACTCTTTACCCCCAGATTCTTACCCATCATCTAATCCAGG GTACAGCTCAGACGTGCACACAGTGGCGTTTATGAAGGACGGCAGCGTGGGCCTGAGGCTGGTGGGGGGCAACGACGTCGGCATCTTTGTAGGTGGAGTTCAGCCAAACAGCTCCGCGTACAACCagggaatgaaagagggagaTCAGATTATGCAG GTAAATACCGTTGATTTTGGTCATTTCACACGTGAAGAGGCAGCCAACTTCCTGCTGAACATCAAGAAAGGAGAACAAGTGGCGATTTGCACCCAGAACAAGATGGACA TTTATAAGAAGATCATCAAGTCCAACCTGGCAGACAACTTCTACATCCGCACCCACTTCGACCACGAAGCCGAGGGCCCCATCGGTCTGAGCTTCACCAGAGGGGAGGTGTTCAGGGTGGTGGACACGATGCACCGCGGCAAACTGGGCAACTGGTTGGCCAGCCGCATGGGGAACAACCTGCACGAGATGGATAAAGGCACCATCCCCAACCAGACCAG GGCTGAGACGCTGGCCAGCATCGAGCAGTCACAGCGGGCGACTGGAGAGAAGCAGCTGACAGGACCCAGAGCAGAGTTCTGGAAACTACGGGGTCTCCGAGGGAACAAAAAGAATGAGAAGAACGTGCGTCGGAGTCGAGACGACCTGCTGCACCTCACCATTCAGGGCAAATTCCCGGCTTATGAGAGAGTCCTGCTCAGAGAag CCAATTTCAAACGGCCGATTGTCATTCTGGGTCCTCTTAATGACATTGCCCTGGAGAAGCTGTCCAGAGAGATGCCTGATGATTATGAAGTGGCAG AAATGGTTCCtcgcagtggaggaggagacagcagCTCCACTGTTATTAAACTGGACGCTGTTAGGAGAATAGCAGAGAAG GACAAACACCCTCTGCTGGACATTACTCCTACTGCAGTGGAGAGACTCAACTACATCCAGTACCACCCCATGGTGCTGTTCCTGGACCCCCACAGCCGTAAGGACGTCAAGGCCATGAGGCAGAGGTACAGCCCCGACTCCAACAAGAGCTCCAGACGCCTTTACACACAGGCGCTCAAGAtgaggaaacactgcagccacCTGTTCTCAT CATGTGTTGACCTGCAGCCCAACTCACACAGCTGGTATGAGAGCCTGAAGGATAAGATCCGCCACCAACAGTCCAAACCAGTCTGGGTGTCTGAAGTCACG tTGGAGAGTGGTGGAGAGCAGGACCTGGATGCTCTGGACCAAACTCAGTCAGACTACCTCAGTGCTGCCAGTGACCTGGAAGACACTGACGGAGAGCCCTACACAGACGGAGAGGCCTACACCGACAACGAGGACCTGGAGGAGGCCTATCCCGGTCAAGAGGCCGCCAGGTCAGGAGGAACCCGGTTAGCTGGATCCGCTTTAGCCCGATCGTCTGAGCCGGCTTTCGGGCACCGCAGCCCCGTGTTGGACCCCGAGCCTGACACGTACTCACTCAGAGAGATCCCACCTCTGATGCACGTTCCTGAGCCGAGATCAATCCACCAGGACGATTACAGCCCGTCTCAGAGTGCCGCTGAGGAGGACGAACCCACTCATCGCAGCTTTACAGACTCAGACTTCAGCGCGCTTGAACCCACAACACCATCAGAGGGCCCTCCAGATTTTATAGCCCCAGACCCCACCATTCAGCACTCTGTGAAAGAGCCCTCGCATGCTGAGGTGGAGCCCGAGAGCCCAAATCATCCCAGCCTGTCTGTCATCGAAGACAAACTACAGCAG gcTCGTTTTGCAGAGCCACAGGCACAAGCGGAGGTGAAGAAAGCCCCTCAGTTCATCGT GCTGGCACATCATCACCAAGCAGTGCAGTTCAGACGCACACAGATCCGAGGCAGCGACAGCTCGGAGGACGAAGACGAAGAAAAGGACGACATTGAATGGGGCCCTGCAACAGAACTCTAG